Proteins found in one Labrus bergylta chromosome 8, fLabBer1.1, whole genome shotgun sequence genomic segment:
- the clcn1b gene encoding chloride channel protein 1 isoform X3 gives MAADASQRKALRYQQTLLYGEYREQLGNFARREAARLLTERQWRRQAGENTSSSRKGLGRRHHHHHHHHHHPVTLESHHSHASSTQKPRSYSKCQDCLARVRRYIVTKLGEDWIFLVLLGLTMALVSWSMDYASAKSLQAYKWIHGELKGNVALQYLAWVTYPMILVMFASLFCNLVSPQAIGSGIPELKTILRGVVLKEYLTLKAFVAKVIGLTAGLGSGMPVGKEGPFVHIASICAAVLSRFMSIFSGVYENPYGYTDILTVGCAVGVGCCFGTPLGGVLFSIEVTSTYFAVRNYWRGYFAATFSAFIFRVLSVWNKDAVTITALFKTNFRMDFPFDLQELPAFAIIGISCGFLGAFFVYLNRQVVLFMRRPTALTRFLTRHRLIYPGAVTLIIATLTFPPGFGQFMAGELMPRECINSLFDNFTWTKISGSPLPPGLGRSSAWLHPHVSVFVVLVLFCIMKFWMSAVSTTMPIPSGAFMPVFILGAAFGRLVGEIMATLFPNGILFDGIVYRILPGGYAVIGAAAMTGAVTHTVSTAVICFELTGQISHILPMMVAVILANMVAQGLQPSLYDSIIQVKKLPYLPELALGHISKYNIFVEDIMVRKVKFLSSQSTFRELNYLLENSTLKTIPLVDSKESMILLGSIERTELQAVFDWWLSPERRVFERGQSSPGHGSKVSWESFTFVDEEGAEETAQFEEECNGPVPSPKPQELSTNHTDKRRLPSVRRTLQRLFSSTSSSGQTETQETTAPPLTDTLSPEEIKAWEEEELNKPIDMEQIRIDPSPFQLVERTSLHKTHTLFSLLGLSHAYVTSIGKLVGVVALKELQKAIEGSTRSGVRLRPPLASFRDASRKSKKHQPPSSTPSSPTRDRALWGEGSRREGDPTRMESKEDCQRTSLSSRGAPGSDTAPSSPSSSPTSRGAEAASEEPASPSTSSPTSPSPPTSPGSPTSPVLTLSSLQEERDSEESDEPI, from the exons ATGGCTGCAGATGCGTCGCAAAGGAAGGCTCTGAGATACCAACAGACCCTG CTGTACGGTGAGTACAGGGAGCAGCTGGGAAACTTTGCCCGACGGGAAGCTGCCCGTTTGCTGACAGAGAGACAATGGAGGAGACAGGCGGGGGAAAACACAAGCAGCTCTCGCAAAGGCCTCGGCCGgcggcatcatcatcatcatcaccaccaccatcaccctGTGACCTTGGAGTCTCATCACAGCCACGCCTCCTCTACCCAGAAGCCTCGCTCCTACTCCAAATGCCAAG ATTGTTTGGCTCGTGTGCGGCGGTACATTGTGACCAAGTTGGGGGAGGATTGGATTTTCCTGGTTCTTCTGGGACTGACTATGGCTCTGGTCAGCTGGAGTATGGACTATGCCAGCGCCAAAAGCCTGCAAG cCTATAAGTGGATACATGGGGAGCTCAAGGGCAATGTGGCGCTCCAGTACCTCGCCTGGGTTACCTATCCTATGATCCTTGTCATGTTCGCCTCACTCTTCTGTAACCTGGTTTCCCCACAGGCCATCG GTTCTGGTATTCCTGAGCTGAAAACCATCCTGAGAGGTGTAGTACTGAAGGAGTATCTGACCCTCAAAGCCTTTGTCGCTAAAGTCATCGGGTTGACCGCCGGCCTGGGAAGTGGGATGCCAGTGGgcaaggaa GGTCCCTTTGTCCACATCGCCAGTATCTGTGCTGCAGTGCTCAGTCGATTCATGTCCATCTTCTCTGGAGTCTATGAG AACCCTTATGGTTACACAGATATTCTGACTGTTGGCTGTGCCGTTGGGGTTGGATGCTGTTTCGGCACTCCACTAGGAG GAGTGTTGTTCAGTATTGAGGTCACGTCTACCTACTTTGCAGTGAGGAATTACTGGCGGGGATATTTTGCCGCCACGTTCAGCGCCTTCATATTCAGGGTGCTCTCTGTTTGGAACAAGGATGCTG TTACCATCACAGCTCTCTTCAAAACTAACTTCCGGATGGATTTCCCCTTTGACCTGCAGGAACTACCTGCATTTGCAATAATAGG GATCTCGTGTGGATTCCTTGGGGCGTTCTTCGTCTACCTGAACAGACAGGTGGTCCTCTTCATGAGACGGCCAACAGCACTCACACGCTTCCTAACCAGACA TCGATTGATCTATCCAGGTGCAGTGACGCTGATCATCGCCACTCTCACCTTCCCTCCTGGATTTGGACAGTTTATGGCTGGGGAG CTGATGCCCAGGGAGTGTATCAACTCCCTGTTTGATAATTTCACCTGGACCAAAATCTCAGGATCCCCCCTCCCGCCCGGCCTGGGTCGCTCTTCTGCATGGCTTCATCCTCACGTCAGCGTTTTCgtcgtcctcgtcctcttctGCATCATGAAG TTCTGGATGTCAGCAGTTTCCACCACAATGCCCATCCCCTCTGGTGCCTTTATGCCAGTGTTCATATTAG GGGCTGCATTCGGTCGCCTTGTAGGGGAGATCATGGCCACTCTTTTCCCAAATGGAATCCTGTTTGATGGGATCGTTTACCGCATCCTGCCGGGAGGTTATGCTGTTATTG GTGCGGCGGCGATGACAGGAGCCGTCACACATACCGTCTCCACAGCTGTAATCTGCTTCGAACTGACAGGTCAGATCTCCCACATCCTGCCCATGATGGTAGCGGTCATCCTGGCAAACATGGTGGCCCAGGGTCTTCAACCCTCTCTATATGACTCCATCATCCAGGTGAAGAAGCTTCCCTACCTGCCTGAGCTGGCCCTCGGGCACATCAG CAAGTACAACATCTTTGTGGAGGACATCATGGTGCGCAAAGTCAAGTTCCTGTCTTCTCAATCCACCTTTCGTGAACTGAACTATCTGTTAGAGAACTCAACCCTCAAAACCATCCCTCTGGTCGACTCTAAAG AATCCATGATTCTTCTAGGCTCCATCGAGAGAACCGAGCTTCAAGCCGTGTTTGACTGGTGGCTCTCTCCAGAAAGGCGAGTCTTTGAAAGAGGTCAGAGCTCACCAGGCCATGGCTCCAAAGTCAGCTGGGAGTCCTTCACCTTTGTAGATGAGGAGGGTGCAGAGGAG ACTGCTCAGTTTGAGGAGGAATGCAATGGACCTGTGCCGTCTCCAAAACCTCAGGAGCTCTCCACCAACCACACAG ACAAGCGCAGGCTGCCGTCTGTCAGGAGGACCCTTCAGAGACTCTTCTCCTCCACGTCTTCCTCAGGACAGACTGAAACTCAG GAGACCACAGCCCCTCCCCTCACTGACACCCTGTCTCCAGAGGAG atcaaagcctgggaggaagaagagctcAATAAACCAATCGATATGGAGCAGATACGTATAGACCCCTCCCCATTTCAGCTGGTGGAGAGAACGTCTCTGCACAAG ACACACACCCTGTTCTCTCTGCTTGGGCTCAGTCATGCCTACGTCACCAGTATTGGAAAGCTGGTGGGCGTTGTGGCTCTGAAGGAG tTACAGAAAGCCATAGAGGGCTCTACACGCAGTGGGGTGAGGCTTCGTCCCCCTCTGGCCAGCTTCAGAGATGCCAGCAGGAAATCCAAGAAACACcagcccccctcctccaccccatcCTCCCCTACTCGGGACAGAGCCCTGTGGGGGGAGGGgagcaggagggagggggatCCGACCAGGATGGAGTCCAAGGAGGATTGCCAAAGGACATCTCTGTCTTCCAGAGGAGCTCCCGGGAGTGACACTGCCCCTTCCTCCCCCAGCAGTTCCCCCACCTCAAGAGGAGCTGAGGCTGCTTCAGAGGAGCCGGcatccccctccacctcctcccctaCCTCACCTTCCCCTCCCACCTCCCCTGGGTCACCCACCAGTCCTGTGCTCACACTATcctccctgcaggaggagagggacaGCGAGGAGTCAGATGAGCCTATATAG
- the clcn1b gene encoding chloride channel protein 1 isoform X2: MGERINTFETVLNIDQFLLYGEYREQLGNFARREAARLLTERQWRRQAGENTSSSRKGLGRRHHHHHHHHHHPVTLESHHSHASSTQKPRSYSKCQDCLARVRRYIVTKLGEDWIFLVLLGLTMALVSWSMDYASAKSLQAYKWIHGELKGNVALQYLAWVTYPMILVMFASLFCNLVSPQAIGSGIPELKTILRGVVLKEYLTLKAFVAKVIGLTAGLGSGMPVGKEGPFVHIASICAAVLSRFMSIFSGVYENGTHNQDLLVCACAVGVATCFAAPVGGVLFSIEVTSTYFAVRNYWRGYFAATFSAFIFRVLSVWNKDAVTITALFKTNFRMDFPFDLQELPAFAIIGISCGFLGAFFVYLNRQVVLFMRRPTALTRFLTRHRLIYPGAVTLIIATLTFPPGFGQFMAGELMPRECINSLFDNFTWTKISGSPLPPGLGRSSAWLHPHVSVFVVLVLFCIMKFWMSAVSTTMPIPSGAFMPVFILGAAFGRLVGEIMATLFPNGILFDGIVYRILPGGYAVIGAAAMTGAVTHTVSTAVICFELTGQISHILPMMVAVILANMVAQGLQPSLYDSIIQVKKLPYLPELALGHISKYNIFVEDIMVRKVKFLSSQSTFRELNYLLENSTLKTIPLVDSKESMILLGSIERTELQAVFDWWLSPERRVFERGQSSPGHGSKVSWESFTFVDEEGAEETAQFEEECNGPVPSPKPQELSTNHTDKRRLPSVRRTLQRLFSSTSSSGQTETQETTAPPLTDTLSPEEIKAWEEEELNKPIDMEQIRIDPSPFQLVERTSLHKTHTLFSLLGLSHAYVTSIGKLVGVVALKELQKAIEGSTRSGVRLRPPLASFRDASRKSKKHQPPSSTPSSPTRDRALWGEGSRREGDPTRMESKEDCQRTSLSSRGAPGSDTAPSSPSSSPTSRGAEAASEEPASPSTSSPTSPSPPTSPGSPTSPVLTLSSLQEERDSEESDEPI, translated from the exons ATGGGAGAGCGGATCAACACTTTTGAAACTGTACTGAATATAGATCAATTCCTG CTGTACGGTGAGTACAGGGAGCAGCTGGGAAACTTTGCCCGACGGGAAGCTGCCCGTTTGCTGACAGAGAGACAATGGAGGAGACAGGCGGGGGAAAACACAAGCAGCTCTCGCAAAGGCCTCGGCCGgcggcatcatcatcatcatcaccaccaccatcaccctGTGACCTTGGAGTCTCATCACAGCCACGCCTCCTCTACCCAGAAGCCTCGCTCCTACTCCAAATGCCAAG ATTGTTTGGCTCGTGTGCGGCGGTACATTGTGACCAAGTTGGGGGAGGATTGGATTTTCCTGGTTCTTCTGGGACTGACTATGGCTCTGGTCAGCTGGAGTATGGACTATGCCAGCGCCAAAAGCCTGCAAG cCTATAAGTGGATACATGGGGAGCTCAAGGGCAATGTGGCGCTCCAGTACCTCGCCTGGGTTACCTATCCTATGATCCTTGTCATGTTCGCCTCACTCTTCTGTAACCTGGTTTCCCCACAGGCCATCG GTTCTGGTATTCCTGAGCTGAAAACCATCCTGAGAGGTGTAGTACTGAAGGAGTATCTGACCCTCAAAGCCTTTGTCGCTAAAGTCATCGGGTTGACCGCCGGCCTGGGAAGTGGGATGCCAGTGGgcaaggaa GGTCCCTTTGTCCACATCGCCAGTATCTGTGCTGCAGTGCTCAGTCGATTCATGTCCATCTTCTCTGGAGTCTATGAG AATGGCACCCATAACCAGGACCTgttggtgtgtgcgtgtgctgtGGGAGTGGCCACCTGTTTTGCTGCTCCCGTGGGAG GAGTGTTGTTCAGTATTGAGGTCACGTCTACCTACTTTGCAGTGAGGAATTACTGGCGGGGATATTTTGCCGCCACGTTCAGCGCCTTCATATTCAGGGTGCTCTCTGTTTGGAACAAGGATGCTG TTACCATCACAGCTCTCTTCAAAACTAACTTCCGGATGGATTTCCCCTTTGACCTGCAGGAACTACCTGCATTTGCAATAATAGG GATCTCGTGTGGATTCCTTGGGGCGTTCTTCGTCTACCTGAACAGACAGGTGGTCCTCTTCATGAGACGGCCAACAGCACTCACACGCTTCCTAACCAGACA TCGATTGATCTATCCAGGTGCAGTGACGCTGATCATCGCCACTCTCACCTTCCCTCCTGGATTTGGACAGTTTATGGCTGGGGAG CTGATGCCCAGGGAGTGTATCAACTCCCTGTTTGATAATTTCACCTGGACCAAAATCTCAGGATCCCCCCTCCCGCCCGGCCTGGGTCGCTCTTCTGCATGGCTTCATCCTCACGTCAGCGTTTTCgtcgtcctcgtcctcttctGCATCATGAAG TTCTGGATGTCAGCAGTTTCCACCACAATGCCCATCCCCTCTGGTGCCTTTATGCCAGTGTTCATATTAG GGGCTGCATTCGGTCGCCTTGTAGGGGAGATCATGGCCACTCTTTTCCCAAATGGAATCCTGTTTGATGGGATCGTTTACCGCATCCTGCCGGGAGGTTATGCTGTTATTG GTGCGGCGGCGATGACAGGAGCCGTCACACATACCGTCTCCACAGCTGTAATCTGCTTCGAACTGACAGGTCAGATCTCCCACATCCTGCCCATGATGGTAGCGGTCATCCTGGCAAACATGGTGGCCCAGGGTCTTCAACCCTCTCTATATGACTCCATCATCCAGGTGAAGAAGCTTCCCTACCTGCCTGAGCTGGCCCTCGGGCACATCAG CAAGTACAACATCTTTGTGGAGGACATCATGGTGCGCAAAGTCAAGTTCCTGTCTTCTCAATCCACCTTTCGTGAACTGAACTATCTGTTAGAGAACTCAACCCTCAAAACCATCCCTCTGGTCGACTCTAAAG AATCCATGATTCTTCTAGGCTCCATCGAGAGAACCGAGCTTCAAGCCGTGTTTGACTGGTGGCTCTCTCCAGAAAGGCGAGTCTTTGAAAGAGGTCAGAGCTCACCAGGCCATGGCTCCAAAGTCAGCTGGGAGTCCTTCACCTTTGTAGATGAGGAGGGTGCAGAGGAG ACTGCTCAGTTTGAGGAGGAATGCAATGGACCTGTGCCGTCTCCAAAACCTCAGGAGCTCTCCACCAACCACACAG ACAAGCGCAGGCTGCCGTCTGTCAGGAGGACCCTTCAGAGACTCTTCTCCTCCACGTCTTCCTCAGGACAGACTGAAACTCAG GAGACCACAGCCCCTCCCCTCACTGACACCCTGTCTCCAGAGGAG atcaaagcctgggaggaagaagagctcAATAAACCAATCGATATGGAGCAGATACGTATAGACCCCTCCCCATTTCAGCTGGTGGAGAGAACGTCTCTGCACAAG ACACACACCCTGTTCTCTCTGCTTGGGCTCAGTCATGCCTACGTCACCAGTATTGGAAAGCTGGTGGGCGTTGTGGCTCTGAAGGAG tTACAGAAAGCCATAGAGGGCTCTACACGCAGTGGGGTGAGGCTTCGTCCCCCTCTGGCCAGCTTCAGAGATGCCAGCAGGAAATCCAAGAAACACcagcccccctcctccaccccatcCTCCCCTACTCGGGACAGAGCCCTGTGGGGGGAGGGgagcaggagggagggggatCCGACCAGGATGGAGTCCAAGGAGGATTGCCAAAGGACATCTCTGTCTTCCAGAGGAGCTCCCGGGAGTGACACTGCCCCTTCCTCCCCCAGCAGTTCCCCCACCTCAAGAGGAGCTGAGGCTGCTTCAGAGGAGCCGGcatccccctccacctcctcccctaCCTCACCTTCCCCTCCCACCTCCCCTGGGTCACCCACCAGTCCTGTGCTCACACTATcctccctgcaggaggagagggacaGCGAGGAGTCAGATGAGCCTATATAG
- the clcn1b gene encoding chloride channel protein 1 isoform X1: protein MGERINTFETVLNIDQFLLYGEYREQLGNFARREAARLLTERQWRRQAGENTSSSRKGLGRRHHHHHHHHHHPVTLESHHSHASSTQKPRSYSKCQDCLARVRRYIVTKLGEDWIFLVLLGLTMALVSWSMDYASAKSLQAYKWIHGELKGNVALQYLAWVTYPMILVMFASLFCNLVSPQAIGSGIPELKTILRGVVLKEYLTLKAFVAKVIGLTAGLGSGMPVGKEGPFVHIASICAAVLSRFMSIFSGVYENPYGYTDILTVGCAVGVGCCFGTPLGGVLFSIEVTSTYFAVRNYWRGYFAATFSAFIFRVLSVWNKDAVTITALFKTNFRMDFPFDLQELPAFAIIGISCGFLGAFFVYLNRQVVLFMRRPTALTRFLTRHRLIYPGAVTLIIATLTFPPGFGQFMAGELMPRECINSLFDNFTWTKISGSPLPPGLGRSSAWLHPHVSVFVVLVLFCIMKFWMSAVSTTMPIPSGAFMPVFILGAAFGRLVGEIMATLFPNGILFDGIVYRILPGGYAVIGAAAMTGAVTHTVSTAVICFELTGQISHILPMMVAVILANMVAQGLQPSLYDSIIQVKKLPYLPELALGHISKYNIFVEDIMVRKVKFLSSQSTFRELNYLLENSTLKTIPLVDSKESMILLGSIERTELQAVFDWWLSPERRVFERGQSSPGHGSKVSWESFTFVDEEGAEETAQFEEECNGPVPSPKPQELSTNHTDKRRLPSVRRTLQRLFSSTSSSGQTETQETTAPPLTDTLSPEEIKAWEEEELNKPIDMEQIRIDPSPFQLVERTSLHKTHTLFSLLGLSHAYVTSIGKLVGVVALKELQKAIEGSTRSGVRLRPPLASFRDASRKSKKHQPPSSTPSSPTRDRALWGEGSRREGDPTRMESKEDCQRTSLSSRGAPGSDTAPSSPSSSPTSRGAEAASEEPASPSTSSPTSPSPPTSPGSPTSPVLTLSSLQEERDSEESDEPI, encoded by the exons ATGGGAGAGCGGATCAACACTTTTGAAACTGTACTGAATATAGATCAATTCCTG CTGTACGGTGAGTACAGGGAGCAGCTGGGAAACTTTGCCCGACGGGAAGCTGCCCGTTTGCTGACAGAGAGACAATGGAGGAGACAGGCGGGGGAAAACACAAGCAGCTCTCGCAAAGGCCTCGGCCGgcggcatcatcatcatcatcaccaccaccatcaccctGTGACCTTGGAGTCTCATCACAGCCACGCCTCCTCTACCCAGAAGCCTCGCTCCTACTCCAAATGCCAAG ATTGTTTGGCTCGTGTGCGGCGGTACATTGTGACCAAGTTGGGGGAGGATTGGATTTTCCTGGTTCTTCTGGGACTGACTATGGCTCTGGTCAGCTGGAGTATGGACTATGCCAGCGCCAAAAGCCTGCAAG cCTATAAGTGGATACATGGGGAGCTCAAGGGCAATGTGGCGCTCCAGTACCTCGCCTGGGTTACCTATCCTATGATCCTTGTCATGTTCGCCTCACTCTTCTGTAACCTGGTTTCCCCACAGGCCATCG GTTCTGGTATTCCTGAGCTGAAAACCATCCTGAGAGGTGTAGTACTGAAGGAGTATCTGACCCTCAAAGCCTTTGTCGCTAAAGTCATCGGGTTGACCGCCGGCCTGGGAAGTGGGATGCCAGTGGgcaaggaa GGTCCCTTTGTCCACATCGCCAGTATCTGTGCTGCAGTGCTCAGTCGATTCATGTCCATCTTCTCTGGAGTCTATGAG AACCCTTATGGTTACACAGATATTCTGACTGTTGGCTGTGCCGTTGGGGTTGGATGCTGTTTCGGCACTCCACTAGGAG GAGTGTTGTTCAGTATTGAGGTCACGTCTACCTACTTTGCAGTGAGGAATTACTGGCGGGGATATTTTGCCGCCACGTTCAGCGCCTTCATATTCAGGGTGCTCTCTGTTTGGAACAAGGATGCTG TTACCATCACAGCTCTCTTCAAAACTAACTTCCGGATGGATTTCCCCTTTGACCTGCAGGAACTACCTGCATTTGCAATAATAGG GATCTCGTGTGGATTCCTTGGGGCGTTCTTCGTCTACCTGAACAGACAGGTGGTCCTCTTCATGAGACGGCCAACAGCACTCACACGCTTCCTAACCAGACA TCGATTGATCTATCCAGGTGCAGTGACGCTGATCATCGCCACTCTCACCTTCCCTCCTGGATTTGGACAGTTTATGGCTGGGGAG CTGATGCCCAGGGAGTGTATCAACTCCCTGTTTGATAATTTCACCTGGACCAAAATCTCAGGATCCCCCCTCCCGCCCGGCCTGGGTCGCTCTTCTGCATGGCTTCATCCTCACGTCAGCGTTTTCgtcgtcctcgtcctcttctGCATCATGAAG TTCTGGATGTCAGCAGTTTCCACCACAATGCCCATCCCCTCTGGTGCCTTTATGCCAGTGTTCATATTAG GGGCTGCATTCGGTCGCCTTGTAGGGGAGATCATGGCCACTCTTTTCCCAAATGGAATCCTGTTTGATGGGATCGTTTACCGCATCCTGCCGGGAGGTTATGCTGTTATTG GTGCGGCGGCGATGACAGGAGCCGTCACACATACCGTCTCCACAGCTGTAATCTGCTTCGAACTGACAGGTCAGATCTCCCACATCCTGCCCATGATGGTAGCGGTCATCCTGGCAAACATGGTGGCCCAGGGTCTTCAACCCTCTCTATATGACTCCATCATCCAGGTGAAGAAGCTTCCCTACCTGCCTGAGCTGGCCCTCGGGCACATCAG CAAGTACAACATCTTTGTGGAGGACATCATGGTGCGCAAAGTCAAGTTCCTGTCTTCTCAATCCACCTTTCGTGAACTGAACTATCTGTTAGAGAACTCAACCCTCAAAACCATCCCTCTGGTCGACTCTAAAG AATCCATGATTCTTCTAGGCTCCATCGAGAGAACCGAGCTTCAAGCCGTGTTTGACTGGTGGCTCTCTCCAGAAAGGCGAGTCTTTGAAAGAGGTCAGAGCTCACCAGGCCATGGCTCCAAAGTCAGCTGGGAGTCCTTCACCTTTGTAGATGAGGAGGGTGCAGAGGAG ACTGCTCAGTTTGAGGAGGAATGCAATGGACCTGTGCCGTCTCCAAAACCTCAGGAGCTCTCCACCAACCACACAG ACAAGCGCAGGCTGCCGTCTGTCAGGAGGACCCTTCAGAGACTCTTCTCCTCCACGTCTTCCTCAGGACAGACTGAAACTCAG GAGACCACAGCCCCTCCCCTCACTGACACCCTGTCTCCAGAGGAG atcaaagcctgggaggaagaagagctcAATAAACCAATCGATATGGAGCAGATACGTATAGACCCCTCCCCATTTCAGCTGGTGGAGAGAACGTCTCTGCACAAG ACACACACCCTGTTCTCTCTGCTTGGGCTCAGTCATGCCTACGTCACCAGTATTGGAAAGCTGGTGGGCGTTGTGGCTCTGAAGGAG tTACAGAAAGCCATAGAGGGCTCTACACGCAGTGGGGTGAGGCTTCGTCCCCCTCTGGCCAGCTTCAGAGATGCCAGCAGGAAATCCAAGAAACACcagcccccctcctccaccccatcCTCCCCTACTCGGGACAGAGCCCTGTGGGGGGAGGGgagcaggagggagggggatCCGACCAGGATGGAGTCCAAGGAGGATTGCCAAAGGACATCTCTGTCTTCCAGAGGAGCTCCCGGGAGTGACACTGCCCCTTCCTCCCCCAGCAGTTCCCCCACCTCAAGAGGAGCTGAGGCTGCTTCAGAGGAGCCGGcatccccctccacctcctcccctaCCTCACCTTCCCCTCCCACCTCCCCTGGGTCACCCACCAGTCCTGTGCTCACACTATcctccctgcaggaggagagggacaGCGAGGAGTCAGATGAGCCTATATAG